From the genome of Rathayibacter sp. VKM Ac-2804:
GGCATCGCCAGCATCCTGATCAACCCGCTGCTCGTCCCGTCGATCCTCGCGATCGTCTTCGGCGTCCGCGGCCGGGCCGCCTCCGCGCAGCTCGGCGGCCGCGGCTTCGCCACCGCGGGCCTGATCACCGGTGTCATCGGCATCGTCTTCGGAGTGCTGTCCTTCCTGGCACGCGCCGCCGGGCTCTCCAGCTGACCGGCGTGACGAGGCGGAGCGCCCCCTGGCTCTTCGTCGTCGCCGTCGCCCTGGTCGCGCTGGTGCTGCGCGGCCCGATCGTCGCCGTCGCTCCGGTGATCGACGCGATCCGCGGCGATCTCGCGCTCTCCTCCGGCCAGGCCGGCGTGCTGACCAGCATCCCGGTGCTCTGCTTCGCCCTGGCGACACCGCTGGCCCTGCTCGTGATCCGCCGGGTCGGGCCGGACGCCGCGGTGACCGTCACCGTGCTCGGCGTCGCCCTCGGCACGATCCTGCGCTCGGCCGGCGACGTCGTCTCCGTCGTCGCCGGCACGATCCTCATCGGCGTCTTCATCACCATCGGCAACGTCGTCGTCCCCGTCGTCATCCGCCGCGACGTCGCGCCCGAGCGCGTCGACCTCACGACCGGCGTCTACACCGCGGCGCTCAACATCGGCTCGACCATCACCTCGCTCGGCACCGCGCCGCTCGCCCTCGTGCTCGGCTGGCGCGGCGCACTGCTCGCCTGGCTGGTGCTCAACGTCCTGGGTGTCGCGGGCTGGCTGCTCGCCCGCGGACCCGCGCGGGCTCTCCGCCCCGCCCCTCGCCCGCCGGCCGCGCGCGGACCGCAGGAGCCGGCACCGCGGATCTGGCGCAGCGCCACCGTGCTCGCGCTCGCGGTCTGCTTCGCCAGCCAGGCCTTCTCCTACTACGGCGTCACCGCCTGGCTCCCCTCGCTGCTCGTCGACCGCAACGGCTTCTCGATCGAGGCGGCCGGAGCGAGCTCCTCCGTCTTCCAGATCGCCGCGATCATCGGCGCGATCGGCGTCCCGCTGGTGGTGCGCCGGCTCCGGCCGCTCGGCAGCATCGTCCTCATCGGCGTGCTCTGGTGCACCGTCCCGCTCGGCCTGCTGCTCGCCCCGCAGCTCTGGGCGCTGTGGTGCCTGCTCGGTGGCGCGGCGCAGGGCGGCGGCATCACCGTCGTCTTCGTCCTGCTCGTGCGCCTCTCCCGCTCCGACCGGCACGCCTCGCGGCTCTCCGCCACCGTGCAGGGCCTCGGCTACGCCGTCGCGGCCACCGCCCCGACCGTCGTCGGTCTCGCGCATGACGTCAGCGGCGGCTGGGACGCCCCGCTGCTGATCGTGCTCACCGCCACCTGCTCCTTCCTCGCCTTCGGGATCCTCGCCGCGAGCCGTCAGGGCCGCACGGTCTGAGAGACAACGGAGCGGTCCGCCTGAGAGCGCTCCCCTCCCGGATCGGGCGACGCGGCGTCAAGGGGCCACCGTCAGCCCGCCGGGGGCAATAGCGTGGCGGCATGGCCGAGAAGAGCACGACCCGTGAGAAGACCGCGCCCGAGCCCGACGACGCGCGCAAGCCCGACGACGTCACCGACATCAGCAAGCGCTCCTGGCTCTACGTCCTGAAGAAGACCGGGCGCGAGTTCGGCGCCGACCAGTGCACCGACCTCGCCGCGGCCCTGACCTACTACGCCGTCCTGGCGCTGTTCCCGGCGCTGCTGGCGATCGTCTCCGTCCTCGG
Proteins encoded in this window:
- a CDS encoding MFS transporter; protein product: MTRRSAPWLFVVAVALVALVLRGPIVAVAPVIDAIRGDLALSSGQAGVLTSIPVLCFALATPLALLVIRRVGPDAAVTVTVLGVALGTILRSAGDVVSVVAGTILIGVFITIGNVVVPVVIRRDVAPERVDLTTGVYTAALNIGSTITSLGTAPLALVLGWRGALLAWLVLNVLGVAGWLLARGPARALRPAPRPPAARGPQEPAPRIWRSATVLALAVCFASQAFSYYGVTAWLPSLLVDRNGFSIEAAGASSSVFQIAAIIGAIGVPLVVRRLRPLGSIVLIGVLWCTVPLGLLLAPQLWALWCLLGGAAQGGGITVVFVLLVRLSRSDRHASRLSATVQGLGYAVAATAPTVVGLAHDVSGGWDAPLLIVLTATCSFLAFGILAASRQGRTV